GGCAGGCAGGGACTTCAGACATTGCCAAAAGACCACCAAACCTGACAGGAGCAGCCCGAAGTGGGTATGGGGACAGCCTTGGGGAGTAGGCAGGACCCTGCTGGTCCCACCTCCCTGTGGCCTTGGACCCCCTGCAGCCCCTATCTCAGCCTCAAAGCGGGCATCTGCTCTGTTCTCCAGCGTATGGCAATCACCTTGACTCTCCACAGAGCCCTGAGGATGCAAGGAGAAGGTGGCAACCCTGGCTTCTGCTGTCAGGGGCTCCTGGACTTGGCTGGCTTGGGAGGCAGACAGCAAGCACGTCATCACAAGTGCTTTAATGGGGGAAGTGCATGCTGCCAGGGGAATGCGGAGCAAGGGCAGCCAGCACAAGGCTGGCCAGGATGCTGGGTAGACAGTCCCTACATCCACCCACTGCTGCTGTCCCATCTCAGGAGAGCCTAGGGCAGAACTGGAGGGCAAGGAGGAGCAGGTAGCCTTGGGACGCAGGGAGCAGGGCCGTTGAATAACCTAGGAAGCAGAGACCCCAAGAACCAGCCTGGGAACATCCCCTACACATTGCATGCCTGAGTTCTGGCTAGCGGGGGTGGGGGTTGAGGATTGGGCACTGGGCAAAGATCAGCATCCTAGACCCTCATGCCAGCACAGGGCAGAGACCTGGGGAACCCTCCAAGCCCAGCACACTCATACTTTGCCTACACACCTTCCTGGCACAAGGCATGTGTAGGTGAGGGCTTAGTCTGGGCCCAGGTTCAGCAGTAGCTGGTCCCACTCTTGGGTCCTCCTCTCTGGGTTCTGGTTCCCCTGtgagctgccctgccctgcaagGCTGAGCCTTGCAGGAGACAGCCTTCAAAGAGAGAGGGATCTCCAAACAGGATTAAGGGTCAGGATTAAGTCGGAGCTTGAAAAGGGGTCTGTGAGGAGGACTGGCGGCTGAGCTAATCCCGCAGCTAATCGCAGGCTCCACCTCCCACTGTCAGTTAGTGGGCCTTGACATTCCTGTGGCCCACCAAATCCAAGTTTTATCTGGTCCGCAGTGTCCAGGGGCAGCAGTTCCTTCTCATAACCAATGGGAGAGGGAGGGTCAGGAGATGAAATTCTGAGCCCAGGTGTGGTAGGAGGTGGGTAGGAAGTGTCCCAGGCCTGGTGTGCGGGCAGCCCACACCTTTctcacctcctgtccccaggGCCAGCCTGAGCACATGGGAGAGGAGTTAGAATCACCGGTGTTGTGCACCTTCCTGGGCCCTGACACCCCGTGCTCTGCCCCCAACTCCTCCAGTGACCCCGGGCAGCTAGGGTCAGCTCTCCTGAAGCTTAACTCCCTGCAGGGCCTGCCATGGTTGCTGTGTTCTGCTCtgagcagcagggcctggcctATGGGCACAGCCACCTCTTGTTTGCCATCAGAGAGCAATAATGCAGCCCCTCTGTCCCCTACAGACCTGGTTAACTTGTTTCATCTCCTTCTGGGAGGGAGTTGGGAAGGATGGGTTCAGACACCCGGTGCCCTTTGGGAAatgtttctcctccttttctcccAACTCCTGGGATGGATACCTGGAGGCTTGGAGCATCCAGCAACCCATCTTGTGAGGTGCACACAATCACATCTTTTGGGGGGGGGCAATCAGAGCTCAAAGTCCATTCTCTTCCCCGctcacccctctgctgctgcccctgcagaGCCAGACAGGCCGCAGCGTGGACACTCTCCCAGGCCGCTGTGGCCCCAGCCCCGCCTGACAGGATGAGCGGCTCAGACGcggggctggaggaggagccgGAGCTGAGCATCACTCTCACGCTGCGGATGCTGATGCATGGGAAGGTGAGGGTCGGGGCAGGCCAGTGGCAGAGGAGGCAGGGACCCTGATTCTGGGCAGGGATGGCAGGAGACTGTCTTCCGGCTAGACTGAGACCCAGCTAGCTGGGGGacaaggggctgggccaggggccacagtgcctgcctgaTGGCAATTCTTGTCTTGTTTGCAGGAGGTGGGCAGCATCATTGGGAAGGTAGGTGCCCAGTTCCTGCGTACTCTACATGTGTTCTTTCCCCTCTGATGCTTGATCATAGCTCAGGCTAAGAATGACTCTCTGTTTTGTCCTTCACAGAAGGGAGAGACTGTAAAGCGAATCCGGGAGCAGGTGAGACTAGAGATGGAAGAAGCCCCAGGCACCTGacgtggaggggaggggaaaggaggtgCCTCTTCTGTGAAGCCCTCCATCATCTGAgatgaccagggctggggcaggctgatggCTGGCAAAGACATGGGGAGGGTGCCCCACTGCCAGCGCCCATCCTGTACCCACAGAGCAGTGCCCGGATCACCATCTCCGAGGGCTCCTGCCCCGAGCGCATCACCACCATCACTGGGTCCACAGCAGCTGTCTTCCATGCTGTCTCCATGATCGCCTTCAAGCTGGATGAGGTCTGTGGCTGGCCAGCACAGGAGGGCTCTGACTTCAGACCCAGGCTTGTAGCTGGGAGGGAGGCTTCCTCTGaccccaggctggggagggggtgggctgcAGAGTGGCAGAGATGGGCACAGTCTCCTCTCTGTCCATGccccacaggacctctgtgctGCCCCTGCAAATGGTGGGAATGTCTCCAGGCCTCCCGTGACCTTGCGTCTTGTCATCCCTGCCAGCCAGTGTGGTTCGCTGATCGGGAAGGCTGGCACCAAGATCAAAGAGATCCGAGAGGTGAGGGGAGATGGAACCCAACCCTTCCAGCTGGGCCAGGGGCCATGGGCTATGGCTTCATACCTGCCAGGAAGTTCCTTTCTCTGAGCTGCAGTGGCAGTCACCAGTGGCCCTTGTGCTGTTTGCAGACTACAGGTGCTCAGGTGCAAGTGGCAGGGGACTTGCTCCCCAACTCCACAGAGCGCGCTGTCACTGTGTCTGGGGTGCCTGATGCCATTATCCTGTGTGTGCGACAGATCTGTGCTGTGATCCTGGAGGTATGCCAGGGGGACCATAATGGCAGAAGGGGAGGCCCTGGATGAACCTGGTGGCACCCCACAtcctacagccagggctgggatgtgCTGCTCCTGAGGTCCCATGGGGCTATGGGGCACTTGGTAGGGAGGGTCCTGACAGAGCCTCTTCCCGTCTGCCTTCCAGTCCCCACCCAAAGGAGCCACCATCCCCTACCACCCGAGCCTCTCCCTGGGTACAGTCCTCCTCTCTGCCAACCAGGTGAGGAGAActcagagagggaagggggcggAAATAGGAATTCAGGGTCCCAGGGAGGAAGAATGGTGATTGGTTTGCTGCCAAGACCCATCACAGTAATCCCCACTGCTTCTACCCACTTTGTTCCCACAGGGCTTCCCTGTGCAGGGGCAGTATGGGGCTGTGACCCCAGCTGAGGTGAGTGGTCTGCAGCCCTTGGTGCCCCCTCTGGAACCCAGCCTCTTGACTGGCCTCCACTGACCTCCAACCCCGTTTCCTGGCACAGGTCACCAAGCTCCAGCAGCTCTCAGGCCATGCAGTGCCCTTTGCTTCCCCTAGTGTGGTGCCAGGTACGCAGCTCCTGTATAAGGAGGCAGGGGCAGATCCCCAGAGTCTGACAGCCCCCCCACCCCAGAGTGGGCATGGGGCAGGGGGTGCAGGTAGGAAAGGCCCAGTCCAACATTCAGCCCCTCTCCTTCCCATCAGGACTGGATCCCGGCACGCAGACCAGCTCGcaggaattcctggttcccaaTGACGTACGTGAGCAGGACCTGGGGTGGCTGGAGGCTGAGTCGGGGTGGGGTGAGGGACCACTGCGGGCGGGTGTGCCTTGAGGTCCTGGTGGCTCTTGGCCAGAGTCCAATTTTCTTGTTCTCCCCTAGCTGATTGGCTGTGTGATCGGGCGCCAGGGTAGCAAGATCAGTGAGATCCGCCAGATGTCAGGGGCTCACATCAAGATTGGCAACCAGGCAGAAGGCGCCGGCGAGCGGCATGTGACCATCACAGGCTCGCCCGTCTCCATTGCCCTGGCCCAGTACCTCATCACTGCCTGGTGAGCATGGGGTGTTACAGTGCCCAGGGCTCGTGGGCAATAGCAAGACAGGGACGAGGAGTGGTGGGCTGACCTCTGGGGAGCCCATCCTGCACCTCCCAGCCATGGCCCATTCCCTGTGATGTGCCTGAGTCACCCTAGATTGCCCCACCTTTTCCTGATGTACCCAGCCCTCATGCCCTTTTTTCAAATTGCTGCCATCTCTTCTCCATCCTGTCTGCTTGCCACCTTTCCCACCCCACATCTTGCACATACCCACTCCCGATTGCGGTTCTCAGCTCCTCCCTCTTGTCTGTTGTCTAACTTGGGGTCCCTATCTGCCCTCACcgacctctctccctttctcccttctctccagTCTAGAGACGGCCAAGTCTACCT
This Ochotona princeps isolate mOchPri1 chromosome 21, mOchPri1.hap1, whole genome shotgun sequence DNA region includes the following protein-coding sequences:
- the PCBP4 gene encoding poly(rC)-binding protein 4 isoform X1, yielding MSGSDAGLEEEPELSITLTLRMLMHGKEVGSIIGKKGETVKRIREQSSARITISEGSCPERITTITGSTAAVFHAVSMIAFKLDEDLCAAPANGGNVSRPPVTLRLVIPASQCGSLIGKAGTKIKEIRETTGAQVQVAGDLLPNSTERAVTVSGVPDAIILCVRQICAVILESPPKGATIPYHPSLSLGTVLLSANQGFPVQGQYGAVTPAEVTKLQQLSGHAVPFASPSVVPGLDPGTQTSSQEFLVPNDLIGCVIGRQGSKISEIRQMSGAHIKIGNQAEGAGERHVTITGSPVSIALAQYLITACLETAKSTSGGTPGSTPADLSAPFSPPLTALPTAPPGLLGTPYAISLSNFIGLKPVPFLALPPASPGPPPGLAAYTAKMAAANGSKKAERQKFSPY
- the PCBP4 gene encoding poly(rC)-binding protein 4 isoform X2, coding for MSGSDAGLEEEPELSITLTLRMLMHGKEVGSIIGKKGETVKRIREQSSARITISEGSCPERITTITGSTAAVFHAVSMIAFKLDEDLCAAPANGGNVSRPPVTLRLVIPASQCGSLIGKAGTKIKEIRETTGAQVQVAGDLLPNSTERAVTVSGVPDAIILCVRQICAVILESPPKGATIPYHPSLSLGTVLLSANQGFPVQGQYGAVTPAEVTKLQQLSGHAVPFASPSVVPGLDPGTQTSSQEFLVPNDLIGCVIGRQGSKISEIRQMSGAHIKIGNQAEGAGERHVTITGSPVSIALAQYLITA